A single genomic interval of Littorina saxatilis isolate snail1 linkage group LG17, US_GU_Lsax_2.0, whole genome shotgun sequence harbors:
- the LOC138952334 gene encoding COA8 family protein CBG23705, mitochondrial-like isoform X1, with the protein MFTLQRNLCLSCTRRRLLSSVSSKSKEEKFKIEAEPPPPGTKDWIGPPDPVSNIRPIKFQVHKNESNTERSFRKQQAANIEWNHDFWQKHNNKFFKEKEDFVEKIKEESGEKASSDQLSQFYKKFLDENRREHLKYNREWYVKNISLLWPALQVAVIKTIRRLRPIKKS; encoded by the exons ATGTTCACACTTCAGCGGAATTTGTGCCTTTCTTGTACTCGCAGACGCTTACTCTCAAGTGTTTCTTCAAAGTCCAAagag GAAAAGTTTAAAATAGAGGCAGAACCTCCACCACCAGGTACCAAAGACTGGATTGGACCCCCTGACCCTGTGTCAAATATTCGACCAATCAAGTTCCAGGTGCACAAAAATGAATCGAACACTGAGCGCAGTTTTAGAAAACAACAGGCTGCAAACATTGAGTGGAACCACGACTTCTGGCAAAAGCACAATAACAAGTTCTTCAAG GAAAAGGAGGACTTTGTGGAAAAGATAAAAGAAGAATCAGGTGAAAAAGCCTCATCAGATCAACTCTCACAGTTCTACAAAAAGTTCTTGGATGAAAACAGGCGAGAACACCTCAAGTACAACAG GGAATGGTATGTGAAGAACATCTCCCTGCTGTGGCCTGCGCTGCAAGTGGCTGTGATAAAAACAATCCGAAGACTGAGACCAATAAAGAAGTCATGA
- the LOC138952334 gene encoding COA8 family protein CBG23705, mitochondrial-like isoform X2, translating to MFTLQRNLCLSCTRRRLLSSVSSKSKEEKFKIEAEPPPPGTKDWIGPPDPVSNIRPIKFQVHKNESNTERSFRKQQAANIEWNHDFWQKHNNKFFKEKEDFVEKIKEESGEKASSDQLSQFYKKFLDENREWYVKNISLLWPALQVAVIKTIRRLRPIKKS from the exons ATGTTCACACTTCAGCGGAATTTGTGCCTTTCTTGTACTCGCAGACGCTTACTCTCAAGTGTTTCTTCAAAGTCCAAagag GAAAAGTTTAAAATAGAGGCAGAACCTCCACCACCAGGTACCAAAGACTGGATTGGACCCCCTGACCCTGTGTCAAATATTCGACCAATCAAGTTCCAGGTGCACAAAAATGAATCGAACACTGAGCGCAGTTTTAGAAAACAACAGGCTGCAAACATTGAGTGGAACCACGACTTCTGGCAAAAGCACAATAACAAGTTCTTCAAG GAAAAGGAGGACTTTGTGGAAAAGATAAAAGAAGAATCAGGTGAAAAAGCCTCATCAGATCAACTCTCACAGTTCTACAAAAAGTTCTTGGATGAAAACAG GGAATGGTATGTGAAGAACATCTCCCTGCTGTGGCCTGCGCTGCAAGTGGCTGTGATAAAAACAATCCGAAGACTGAGACCAATAAAGAAGTCATGA